AAACCAACGGAACCGGTACCTTTTCTCTCGTGATTAATGTAGCTTGAAATCTAACGAAAACGTATCCGGATAGCGCAGACCGTCACGATAGAACAAGGTTCGCACCCAGACGTACATCCGTAAAGGAATGGAAGGAAAGACGATGGCGAGCTTTCCTTCCTCCAAGACAGGCAAATCGAGTGGGGATTGAATTTCATAGGGGACACCTTCTTGATCAAGCAACGTTTTGTAATGTTGGGCCTCGCTCCAGCTAACAGGATAATAAAATGATTTCTCCATCCAATTCCAACACCTTTCCAGGTTTCACTGCTTCCCATTGTATGTAAAACATTTGAGATAAAAAAAGAAACAAACGCCACAGGCATTGAAAAATAGGCAGTCCAATTATGTTTGTAAAGTGTCGACTGGGCAAAAAACGTCATGATTTTCCCAGAAAATGCGTGTAAAGTGGAAGTAAGCACAAACTGGAGGGACAAGGGAATGAAGCAGACGCACTTGCACTTTAACATGCAAATAGGCAGAAAAAAGCCAGTGAGTGTAAACAACACAGAAACGGCCTGTCCCTTTTGTGATCGAAACAGTCTCACCGATGTTTTGGAGCAGCGGGGCTCCATGATTTGGCTCATGAACAAATTCCCTGTTCTGGAGGATACACATCAAACTGTTTTGATTGAGTCGGATGAATGCCAAGGGGATTGGTCTGTTTACTCCAAAGAACATGTACGTGCATTGCTGGCATTCGGGGTAGAGAAGTGGCTTGAAATGGAGCAAAGCAAGTCTTATCGTTCCGTTCTGTTTTTCAAAAACCACGGTCCGTATTCCGGAGGGAGCATCCGTCATCCGCACATGCAGATCGTCGGACTAAACGACTACAACTATCTGGATCAAGTAAAAGACAGTGATTTTATGGGCATGATTATCGATCAAGAGGCGGGGGTTGAATGCAATCTGTCTACGCATCCGCGTGCAGGTTTTTTTGAATACAATGTCATTCTATCGGACTTTGATCGATTGCCGAAAATGGCAGACTACTTACAAATTTTAGCACATTGGATACTGACTCATGTCAATCCGCGTAACCAAAGCTACAATTTTTTCTTTTACCATTGGGGAGAAAAGCTGATCGCCAAAGTGGTTCCGAGGTTTGTTACCTCGCCTCTTTACGTAGGCTATTCGATTCCGCAGGTCGCCAATAATTTGGAAGATATGGTCGCCCAATTGCAACGACGATACTTCTAATCATAGAAAG
This genomic stretch from Brevibacillus brevis harbors:
- a CDS encoding DUF4931 domain-containing protein, translating into MKQTHLHFNMQIGRKKPVSVNNTETACPFCDRNSLTDVLEQRGSMIWLMNKFPVLEDTHQTVLIESDECQGDWSVYSKEHVRALLAFGVEKWLEMEQSKSYRSVLFFKNHGPYSGGSIRHPHMQIVGLNDYNYLDQVKDSDFMGMIIDQEAGVECNLSTHPRAGFFEYNVILSDFDRLPKMADYLQILAHWILTHVNPRNQSYNFFFYHWGEKLIAKVVPRFVTSPLYVGYSIPQVANNLEDMVAQLQRRYF